From Vigna unguiculata cultivar IT97K-499-35 chromosome 5, ASM411807v1, whole genome shotgun sequence, the proteins below share one genomic window:
- the LOC114185906 gene encoding zinc finger A20 and AN1 domain-containing stress-associated protein 3: MAEEHRCQAPRLCVNNCGFFGSPATQNLCSKCYRDLQLNEQQSSNAKMVLNQSLVVPAAPAPVSQPSSSKAADPASAVVEEAPRAAEEAKAPQQNRCMTCRRRVGLTGFKCRCGMMLCGTHRYPEQHACEFDFKGMGRDQIAKANPVVKGEKLEKI; the protein is encoded by the coding sequence ATGGCCGAAGAACACCGATGCCAGGCACCACGCTTGTGCGTCAACAATTGCGGTTTCTTTGGCAGCCCTGCCACGCAGAATCTGTGCTCGAAGTGTTACCGCGATTTGCAGCTCAACGAGCAGCAATCTTCCAACGCAAAGATGGTTCTGAATCAGTCTCTCGTTGTTCCGGCGGCTCCGGCGCCGGTTTCTCAGCCGTCTTCTTCGAAGGCGGCGGATCCGGCTTCTGCTGTGGTTGAGGAGGCGCCACGCGCGGCGGAGGAGGCTAAGGCGCCGCAGCAGAACCGGTGTATGACGTGCAGGCGGCGCGTGGGGTTGACGGGGTTCAAGTGCCGGTGCGGGATGATGCTTTGCGGGACGCACCGTTACCCGGAGCAGCACGCGTGCGAGTTCGACTTCAAGGGGATGGGGAGGGACCAGATCGCGAAGGCGAATCCGGTGGTGAAGGGCGAGAAGCTCGAGAAGATCTGA
- the LOC114186010 gene encoding uncharacterized protein LOC114186010 encodes MVFSVVFRHMGKFERFRGRMLRYEGGEEHVVCGLDPDMWSYFEALGILKKDFKYDGELYMWWKPKKGRMDRDLRPLCDDRHALELAEYAENKNEEVEIYVEPVVSSAQVIELVEGAAVGTNEEVGAAVNVGVILEEQATGARENEEVGAPVNAGVINEEEPVAAGANEEFGVAVNVGVINEEEATAAGPNEEEATAVENGGEVNEEEANAAAAGPNEEEANASVESGDEFGVVSGDDQADELDESEEERHRDDDDCFGLEDIPRRNFSQVLDRWKKFKQEWKNRKRSRTTVIPTAEGNQSEGVGTSTTQQSIVDHEIDANYSIDELDSDVDIAYGDGGRKYPIFKGEDMCKEFKFKLGMEFSSLKKFKQALMEHSVLNGIEVKFVKNDDVRVRAICKRKCGFLKCGFLILCSKVRGSQTFRVKTLIDSHNCGRVFVNKNANKEWVSKIVVDKFRNVGRMTANEIIDDVRRSYSVAITPWRACRAKEIAMDILEGDGQNQYSMLYDYAAKLRRVSIETTVKIKINQPQPTLQPQFGSFYLCLDGCKKGFVNGCRPFIGVDGCHLKTSYGRQLLVAVARDPNDQYFPLAFVVVENECKETWRWFLTLLLEDIGDIQSNRWVFISDQQKGLMQVFDELLHGMEHRFCLRHMYSNY; translated from the exons ATGGTTTTTTCAGTGGTTTTTCGGCACATGGGGAAGTTTGAAAGATTTAGGGGAAGGATGCTGCGTTACGAAGGTGGAGAGGAGCATGTAGTGTGTGGACTGGATCCAGATATGTGGTCCTACTTCGAAGCATTGGGTATTCTGAAGAAGGATTTTAAGTATGATGGAGAACTTTATATGTGGTGGAAGCCAAAGAAGGGGAGAATGGATAGAGATCTAAGGCCATTATGTGACGATAGACATGCTTTGGAGTTGGCCGAATATGCAGAAAATAAAAACGAGGAGGTTGAGATTTATGTGGAGCCTGTGGTTAGTTCTGCTCAAGTTATTGAACTTGTTGAAGGGGCTGCTGTTGGGACAAATGAGGAGGTTGGTGCTGCTGTTAATGTTGGTGTGATACTTGAAGAACAGGCTACTGGTGCTAGGGAAAATGAAGAGGTTGGTGCACCTGTTAATGCTGGTGTGATAAATGAAGAAGAGCCTGTTGCTGCTGGGGCAAATGAAGAGTTTGGTGTCGCTGTTAATGTTGGTGTGATAAATGAAGAAGAGGCTACTGCTGCTGGGccaaatgaagaagaagcaaCTGCTGTTGAGAATGGTGGTGAGGTGAATGAAGAAGAGGCAAATGCTGCTGCTGCTGGGccaaatgaagaagaagcaaATGCTAGTGTTGAATCTGGTGATGAATTTGGCGTTGTTTCAGGTGATGATCAAGCTGATGAATTGGATGAGAGTGAGGAAGAAAGACATAGAGATGATGATGACTGTTTTGGGTTGGAAGATATTCCACGCAGGAATTTTTCTCAAGTTTTAGACAGGtggaaaaaattcaaacaagagTGGAAAAATAGGAAGAGGTCAAGAACAACTGTTATACCTACAGCTGAAGGAAACCAAAGTGAAGGTGTGGGTACATCTACCACACAACAAAGTATTGTTGATCATGAAATAGATGCGAACTACAGCATTGATGAGCTAGATAGTGATGTTGACATTGCTTATGGGGATGGTGGGAGGAAATACCCAATATTCAAGGGCGAAGACATGTGCAAggaattcaaattcaaacttgGGATGGAGTTTTCTTCCTTGAAAAAATTCAAGCAAGCTTTGATGGAGCATTCTGTGTTGAATGGCATAGAGGTTAAATTTGTGAAGAATGATGATGTCCGAGTGAGGGCTATCTGCAAAAGGAAGTGTGGATTTTTGAAGTGTGGATTTTTGATTTTATGCAGCAAAGTTAGAGGAAGTCAAACTTTTAGGGTGAAGACCTTGATTGATAGTCATAATTGTGGCAGAGTTTTTGTTAACAAGAATGCAAACAAGGAATGGGTTTCCAAAATTGTAGTTGATAAGTTTAGAAATGTTGGGAGAATGACAGCCAATGAAATAATTGATGATGTCCGAAGGTCGTACAGTGTTGCAATAACCCCCTGGAGAGCTTGTAGAGCAAAAGAGATTGCAATGGACATTCTTGAAGGAGATGGGCAAAATCAATATAGTATGCTATATGATTATGCTGCAAAGCTAAGGAGAGTGTCTATTGAAACAACagttaagataaaaattaatcaacCTCAGCCCACATTGCAGCCACAGTTTGGGTCTTTCTATTTGTGTCTAGATGGGTGCAAGAAAGGGTTCGTGAATGGCTGTAGACCATTCATAGGTGTAGATGGATGTCATTTGAAGACTAGCTATGGACGCCAACTTTTAGTTGCTGTGGCAAGGGATCCAAATGACCAGTACTTTCCACTGGCATTTGTTGTTGTAGAGAATGAGTGCAAGGAAACTTGGAGGTGGTTCCTAACATTATTGTTAGAGGACATTGGAGACATTCAAAGTAATCGATGGGTATTTATTTCGGACCAGCAGAAG GGACTGATGCAAGTATTTGATGAATTATTGCATGGAATGGAGCATCGATTTTGTCTAAGGCATATGTACAGCAACTACTAG